A genomic segment from Takifugu rubripes chromosome 20, fTakRub1.2, whole genome shotgun sequence encodes:
- the s1pr4 gene encoding sphingosine 1-phosphate receptor 4, which yields MAIPVTPTDFFTFLVSPSSCPHVYALPANLSDATSLNYVILRHYNHTGRLQNRIMSNGQTQISTTSALFLFLSILIILENLLVLVAISSRIRHSRRWVYVCIANITLSDLLTGTAYVVNICLSGSKTFHLTLPLWLFREGLLFVALAASIFGLLLIAVERCMTMMKPLPQKSAGKSYCRIFSFVALCWFWALVIGFLPLLGWNCICSLEGCSTLLPLYSKSYIFFSVIIFFIILLTIGVLYGAIYCHVHRSAQQGLQRSRRHSLSLLKTVITIVGVFIVCWGPLFLLLLVDFFCVSRQCGLLFTADVCISLAVFNSALNPIIYALGSSEMRKAMTELLCCCCLRSDFCHPDTFTSKETSSTSESRRDSLRNSFNRVRNLSVVSPPPTPKKLQKAPRKYRLSSTTSCLSVSSG from the coding sequence ATGGCCATCCCAGTCACCCCCACAGACTTCTTCACCTTCCTCGTGTCACCCTCCTCTTGCCCTCACGTCTACGCCTTGCCGGCCAACCTGTCGGACGCCACCAGCCTCAACTACGTGATCCTGCGGCATTACAACCACACCGGCCGTCTTCAAAATAGAATCATGTCGAACGGCCAGACCCAGATCAGCACCACCTCAGCGTTATTTCTCTTTCTGAGCATCTTGATCATTCTGGAGAACCTCCTGGTCCTGGTGGCCATCAGCTCACGCATCCGCCACAGTCGGCGATGGGTTTACGTCTGCATCGCCAACATCACCCTCAGCGACCTCCTCACCGGCACCGCTTACGTGGTCAACATCTGTTTGTCTGGCAGCAAGACGTTCCACCTCACCCTCCCCCTGTGGCTCTTCAGAGAAGGGCTGCTATTTGTGGCACTGGCTGCCTCCATCTTCGGTCTGCTGCTGATTGCTGTGGAGAGGTGCATGACGATGATGAAGCCGCTGCCCCAAAAGTCAGCCGGGAAAAGCTACTGCAGGATCTTCAGCTTTGTGgccctctgctggttctggGCTCTGGTGATCggcttcctccccctcctgggcTGGAACTGCATTTGCAGTCTGGAGGGATGTTCCACCCTCCTTCCGCTCTACTCCAAATCCTACATCTTTTTCTctgtcatcatcttcttcatcatcctcctgaCTATTGGCGTGCTGTATGGGGCTATCTACTGCCACGTACACAGGAGTGCGCAGCAGGGTCTTCAGCGTAGCCGCCGTCACTCCTTGTCTCTCCTAAAAACAGTGATCACCATCGTTGGGGTCTTCATCGTCTGCTGGGGGCCTCTGTTCCTGTTGCTACTGGTGGACTTCTTCTGTGTCTCTCGCCAGTGTGGCCTCTTGTTCACTGCTGACGTTTGCATCTCCCTCGCCGTCTTCAACTCCGCCCTGAACCCCATCATCTACGCCCTGggcagcagtgaaatgaggaaGGCCATGACAGAGTTGCTGTGCTGTTGCTGCCTGCGGTCCGACTTCTGCCACCCAGATACGTTCACGTCCAAGGAgaccagcagcacctctgagagCAGGAGGGacagcctgaggaacagcttcaaCCGGGTCAGAAATCTGAGCGTAGTGTCCCCACCGCCAACTCCAAAGAAGCTCCAGAAGGCACCGAGAAAGTACCGCCTGAGCTCCACCACGAGCTGTTTGTCAGTTTCAAGTGGTTAG